aatcaaaGTAATATTCCTTATTGATATATGTTAAAGGGTCCTAAAGAGGTATCCCTTACACTTGGGTAGAATCTATGATTCAGGTATGAATGTCTAGGATAGAAAGATTAAGGTTTCAGGACAAGATAGTAAATGTTTGGGGCACTAttaattcatataattttttattttattttatttttttgtaaaagtagATTTAATTTAGATGCAAAGAAAATACGAGaatagtaattaaaattttgaattgtaaaAATTTAGTGACTTGGAATCAAATGTCACAGGAAAAAAGTAAGTGCCAATTCAACAATTGGGATTTATTTTGATCTATGTATCATGTTCTGAGAATTTTGAGAAGCTATTTGTTGAAATGTCTGAATGAATGTAactacattaattttttttttttttttttttttaactatgaaATTGATTCCTTGACTTCTTTGGATATGAGACCATAATTTAGATTCTTGACtctactacttttttttttttttttttttaagcactCTGTATTTTCTACCCTCCGTCTTGATCTTTGGGGTAAGAAATGTTGAAGAAGGATTCTAAACCAATATTTAATTCTTATGCTCCTTCTAATTGGTTAGGCAAATGACTTGGGTTTCAGCCCATGAATCTAGAAATATACCACATGAAAAAAGAGGCAGTACAAGCTTTTACAGGAGTGTAATATATAACATATCCGAAAGAACAATACTTTGAAgtctatgaaaaacaaaatccaacacaTATACAATGCATGATAACAACTTTACATGGAGAAGGGAGGACCCTCAACTATCATGACCCAGCAGCTCACCCAACGTTATCATGGAAAATGGTTTTGACAATGGTGGCCACTGTGTTGAGAGTGCTCGACCAACTTGTTGCATAGTCGGCCGAGATTGGGGATTAACACGCAAGCATGCAAATGCTAACTTCACTACAGCCACTACTTCCTCAGCCACTTGATTCACAGGAGGTGAGAGGCGCTGGTCCATCACATCATTCAATAGGCGATGGTCCACAGTTGATGGTGATGAGGATGATGAGGACGCTGACGATAACAGGGACGAGATGAGTTCTCCAGGATGCTTTCCCATAATTACTTCCAATGTTACCACTCCGAAGCTATAAACATCAGTTTTATTATCAACCTTCATGGTGTAAGCAAGTTCTGCAAAGAAGATTTGATCATGCTCTGTTCTGCTAAGCAATTATAAGAGTCTTATATATGATGTATAGAGGCAGTTTAGAGGTAAGCAAGGAACTAAGAAAATTGTACCTGGAGCAGTATAACCAAAAGTTCCTGCAAATGAAGTCCAATTAGATGAGTCCAACTTTAAAAGCCTAGCCGTGCCAAAGTCAGATACATGAGCCTCATATTCTGAATCTAACAAAACATTGTTGCTCGATATGTCTCGATGAACTATAGGAGGTGAGCAATCATGGTGCATGTAAGATAAAGCTTTAGCCACGCCTTTAACAATGTTTAGCCTCACATTCCAATCTAATTTTTCTGCTTCTTCGTCGTTGCTTAGAATGTTTCGCAAGCTCCCCTTTTCCATAAACTCATAAACCAAAAATGAGATCTCTGCAAATGAACTGAAGCCATAAAGCTTGACGATGTTGCGATGCCTTATCTGTGTTAAAGCATGAATCTCGCTTTTGAAAGCTTTCAAATCAGCCATATCTCCATCTTGTGATGAGTGAAGTTTTTTCACAGCAACAACCCGGCCTGTTGGCAACTCAGCCTTGTAAACAGTACCATATCCTCCAGTGCCGATACACTGTTTCGAACTGAAATTGTCGGTCCCCTGTATGATGTGCTCATACAACAATTCTCCATCATGACCCCATATTGCAAATAGATCTTCAACATCTGCTTCTGGAGACTTGGTTTTTCTCTTCCtcaatttttggaaaagaaaacaaatgccaataataaaagcaaataagaaCAATAGAGTGCTCACAATGAGGAGCACTATGATCAAAACAGAAAACTTGTTGGCCCTCTTTCGACTGGCACTGCATGGCTTGAGATGAGTGACATTATTTCCACACAgacctttattattttttaatgcctCAAATGAAGCGAAAGCTTTGATGTTGGGGAGAGGACCTTCCAACTGATTGTAGGATATATCAGCAACTGTCAGGCTTATCAGATCATCAAAAGTGTGTGGGATGGTGCCAGAGAGCCCGTTATGGGAGAGATTCAACGTTTCCAGGTTCTGTAATTCTCCAAGCAGTGGTGGAACCTCTCCTATCAACATATTTTGACTAAGATCGAGACTTTCAAGATGGTGCATCTTTCCAATTTCGTCAGGAATGCTATCCACAAATCTATTCTCACTCAAGTTGAAGGACCGTAATTTCCAAAAGTTTCCTAGCTGTCTGGGAATTGGACCGCTTAAGTTGTTTGACGCCAAGTTAAGAATTTCAAGATTGAATAAGTTTCCCAATTCCAAAGGAATACTGCTTGAAAGATTGTTGTCTCCCAACAACAATATGAACAATGATGGCAACATACCCAACTCTTTTGGGATCTTCCCGCTTAGATGATTGGCGGAGAGATCAAGTTGTTGCAGTTGAATTGCTTTCCCAAGTTGAGGCGGTATAGCACCAGAAATATTGTTGTTGGAGATGCTCAGGCTTGTGAGCATGTGGCACTGCCCCCATTTCTCAGAAAGCTCACCATAAAAATTGTTGCTGCTTAGATCAATATAATTTAGGGTCGGGTACACACCAAAACTTTCGGCTATGTCTCCCATCAGTTGGTTTCTTTCAAGCCTAACTCTGACTAAGCTAGTGCAATTTTTCAAGCTTTTTGGTATGGGACCAGTGAAATGGTTTCCAAAGGCCGTAAAGTTTTCAAGAACACCACCAAGGCATATCTCTTGTGGTAGTTGGCCAATGAAGTTATTCTCAAATAACTGTAAAGATTTCAAATGAGTGATATTATTCATTTCAAGAGGAATGGCACCACTAAGCTCGTTGTGATTTAGGAACAAAAAGGTTAAGCTGGACAAGTTTCCTATGGAAGCTGGTATTGAACCATTGAGATTGTTAACTGACAATATAAGATCATCAAGCAATCTCAAccatccaatttcttgagggatTGAACCAGAAAGTTTGTTTGTATGAAGGTGCAAAGAGGTTAAGTTCCTCAAGTTACCTATGGATGGAGGGATTGGACCAGTGAGACTATTAGCTGCCAAGTCAAGATCATTAAGTGATGTCAACCATCCAATTTCCTGAGGGATAGAACCAGAAAGCTTGTTctcaaaaagatataaaatggTTAAGTTTCTCAAGTTTCCAATGGATGGAGGGATTTGACCAATGAGACTATTAGTTGCCAACTCAAGATCATTGAGTaatgtcaacaatccaatttcttgaggaataGAACCAGAAAGTTTGTTTGTATGaaggtacaaagtggttaaGTTCCTCAAGTTACCTATGGAAGGAGGGATTGGGCCTCTGAAATTATTAGAAGACAATGCTAGAAAGCTAAGAGATGTTAGAAATCCAAGTTGAGGAGATATTACACCAGAGAAATGATTGAAACCAAAGTTAAGATTTGTGATCAGTTTGGAAAGA
The window above is part of the Vitis riparia cultivar Riparia Gloire de Montpellier isolate 1030 chromosome 12, EGFV_Vit.rip_1.0, whole genome shotgun sequence genome. Proteins encoded here:
- the LOC117925968 gene encoding MDIS1-interacting receptor like kinase 2-like, producing MILSWQLIVSLEIGWLTSLNDLDLAANSLTGPIPPSIGNLRNLTSLHLHTNKLSGSIPQEIGWLRLLDDLILSVNNLNGSIPASIGNLSSLTFLFLNHNELSGAIPLEMNNITHLKSLQLFENNFIGQLPQEICLGGVLENFTAFGNHFTGPIPKSLKNCTSLVRVRLERNQLMGDIAESFGVYPTLNYIDLSSNNFYGELSEKWGQCHMLTSLSISNNNISGAIPPQLGKAIQLQQLDLSANHLSGKIPKELGMLPSLFILLLGDNNLSSSIPLELGNLFNLEILNLASNNLSGPIPRQLGNFWKLRSFNLSENRFVDSIPDEIGKMHHLESLDLSQNMLIGEVPPLLGELQNLETLNLSHNGLSGTIPHTFDDLISLTVADISYNQLEGPLPNIKAFASFEALKNNKGLCGNNVTHLKPCSASRKRANKFSVLIIVLLIVSTLLFLFAFIIGICFLFQKLRKRKTKSPEADVEDLFAIWGHDGELLYEHIIQGTDNFSSKQCIGTGGYGTVYKAELPTGRVVAVKKLHSSQDGDMADLKAFKSEIHALTQIRHRNIVKLYGFSSFAEISFLVYEFMEKGSLRNILSNDEEAEKLDWNVRLNIVKGVAKALSYMHHDCSPPIVHRDISSNNVLLDSEYEAHVSDFGTARLLKLDSSNWTSFAGTFGYTAPELAYTMKVDNKTDVYSFGVVTLEVIMGKHPGELISSLLSSASSSSSSPSTVDHRLLNDVMDQRLSPPVNQVAEEVVAVVKLAFACLRVNPQSRPTMQQVGRALSTQWPPLSKPFSMITLGELLGHDS